In Pseudoalteromonas sp. NC201, a single window of DNA contains:
- a CDS encoding hydrogen peroxide-inducible genes activator, which yields MTNLPSIKQLQYLLAVHQHQHFGRAAEACFIGQSTLSSAIQNLEETLGCQLIERENRSLMFTDIGEEVVERARKIIDDTMSVKELTKSYKNPLSGKLTLGIIPTIASFIAAPLYQACKKEFAALNLVLVEDTSDNLLDKLEHGHIDMAMLALPYRTDKFHTQVLAKDHFSLVRHTEYSVPEPIEDFNLLPEQSVFLLEKEHCMTGHALSACHLNRSACINPFEAANLHTLLSMVEYKNGVTFLPQMAINAGILEGKPLVAMPPQDHAYREIGLIWRRTTGRIRDFRLFSDFVGGYISGQCQP from the coding sequence GTGACGAATTTACCTAGTATCAAACAACTACAATACCTGCTTGCGGTACATCAGCACCAACATTTTGGTCGTGCAGCGGAAGCATGCTTTATCGGCCAATCGACGCTAAGTAGCGCGATACAAAACCTTGAAGAGACATTGGGATGTCAGCTAATTGAACGCGAAAATCGCAGCCTAATGTTTACCGATATTGGTGAGGAAGTGGTTGAACGAGCGCGGAAAATTATCGACGACACCATGAGCGTTAAAGAGCTGACTAAAAGCTATAAAAATCCATTATCTGGCAAGTTGACGTTAGGGATCATTCCCACCATTGCGAGTTTTATTGCTGCGCCACTTTATCAGGCGTGTAAAAAGGAGTTTGCAGCACTTAATTTGGTACTGGTTGAAGATACCAGTGATAACTTACTGGACAAATTAGAGCATGGCCATATTGATATGGCCATGTTAGCGCTGCCATATAGAACCGATAAGTTTCATACTCAAGTGCTTGCAAAAGATCACTTTAGCTTGGTTCGCCATACCGAGTACAGCGTACCAGAGCCGATTGAGGACTTTAACCTGTTACCTGAGCAAAGTGTATTTTTACTCGAAAAAGAGCACTGTATGACGGGACATGCTCTTAGCGCTTGCCACTTAAACCGTAGCGCGTGCATTAATCCATTTGAGGCGGCAAACCTACATACTTTATTAAGTATGGTGGAATATAAAAATGGCGTAACGTTTTTACCTCAAATGGCGATCAATGCAGGGATTTTGGAAGGGAAACCTTTAGTGGCTATGCCACCACAAGATCATGCATATCGTGAGATTGGCTTAATTTGGCGTCGTACTACGGGGCGGATCAGAGATTTTAGACTGTTTAGCGACTTTGTTGGTGGCTACATCAGCGGCCAATGTCAGCCATAG
- a CDS encoding inorganic phosphate transporter, translating to MDIIASYGTVLVLIAAAVGFFMAYGIGANDVANAMGTSVGSKALTIKQAIIIAMIFEFAGAYLAGGEVTSTIRKGIIDSTPFIDIPELMILGMISALFAAGAWLLMASMLGWPVSTTHSIIGAIIGFALVAVGSEAIQWGKVAGIVGSWIVTPAISGFIAYLIFMSAQKLIFDTNKPLENAKRFVPIYMGLAGFVMSLVTIKKGLKHIGIKLGTFEGFALAIGIAIIIAIIGKIAISKLKMDPNADKQMQFNNVEKVFAILMVLTACCMAFAHGSNDVANAIGPLAAVVNIVENDGEIAKKAALAWWILPLGGLGIVAGLAILGKKVIKTIGEGITHLTPSRGFAAELAAASTVVIASGTGLPISTTQTLVGAVLGVGMARGIAALNMGVIRNIVVSWVITLPVGAALAIVIFYILRLVFGV from the coding sequence ATGGATATCATTGCATCCTACGGCACAGTATTGGTTTTAATTGCCGCAGCAGTTGGTTTCTTTATGGCTTATGGTATTGGCGCAAACGATGTTGCGAATGCTATGGGTACTTCGGTAGGTTCAAAAGCACTTACCATCAAACAAGCAATTATCATTGCTATGATCTTTGAATTCGCTGGTGCTTATCTTGCAGGTGGTGAGGTAACATCAACGATCCGAAAAGGGATTATAGATTCAACCCCTTTCATTGATATTCCTGAACTGATGATATTAGGAATGATCTCCGCGCTTTTTGCTGCAGGCGCATGGTTATTAATGGCTTCAATGCTAGGTTGGCCGGTATCTACGACGCACTCAATCATAGGTGCAATCATTGGTTTTGCGCTAGTAGCTGTGGGCAGCGAAGCAATCCAATGGGGCAAAGTTGCTGGCATTGTTGGGAGCTGGATTGTCACCCCTGCCATCTCTGGCTTTATTGCTTACCTCATCTTTATGAGTGCCCAAAAGCTCATTTTTGATACAAATAAGCCACTAGAAAACGCCAAACGCTTTGTGCCTATTTACATGGGTCTAGCGGGCTTTGTTATGTCTTTGGTTACAATCAAAAAAGGTCTTAAGCATATTGGTATCAAGCTTGGCACATTCGAAGGTTTTGCGCTTGCTATCGGTATCGCTATTATCATTGCTATTATCGGTAAGATTGCGATTTCTAAGCTGAAAATGGATCCTAATGCAGACAAGCAAATGCAGTTCAACAATGTTGAAAAAGTATTCGCTATCCTTATGGTACTAACAGCATGTTGTATGGCATTCGCGCATGGTTCGAATGACGTTGCTAACGCAATTGGTCCATTAGCTGCAGTGGTAAACATTGTTGAAAACGACGGTGAAATTGCTAAGAAAGCGGCACTCGCTTGGTGGATCTTACCGCTAGGTGGTTTAGGTATTGTTGCGGGTCTTGCGATTCTTGGTAAGAAAGTTATCAAGACCATCGGTGAAGGCATCACGCATCTTACTCCTAGCCGTGGCTTCGCAGCAGAGCTTGCAGCTGCTTCAACAGTCGTAATCGCATCAGGCACAGGCCTACCAATCTCTACAACTCAAACCTTAGTTGGTGCGGTATTGGGTGTGGGTATGGCACGTGGTATTGCGGCATTAAACATGGGTGTTATTCGTAACATCGTAGTTTCTTGGGTAATTACATTGCCAGTTGGTGCTGCCCTTGCTATTGTTATATTCTATATTTTGAGATTAGTGTTCGGCGTATAA
- a CDS encoding TIGR00153 family protein, with product MPSNAFLGVFAKSPIKPIEEHIKIVHQASAALIPFFNHVFKGEWTEADAIRIEIRNLEREADELKREVRLHLPRGLFMPVERTDLLELITHQDKIANKAKDIAGRVIGREMVIPESIQKDFLAYVTRCVDATKQASEAINEFDELLETGFRGREVTLVEKMLVELDAIEQDTDDMQIKIRRELRAVESELNPIDAMFLYKIIEWVGGLADIAERVGSRLELMLAR from the coding sequence ATGCCTAGTAACGCGTTTTTAGGAGTATTTGCTAAATCTCCTATTAAGCCAATTGAAGAGCATATAAAAATAGTCCATCAAGCCAGTGCGGCTTTGATCCCATTTTTTAACCATGTCTTCAAAGGGGAGTGGACAGAAGCGGATGCAATTCGCATTGAAATCCGCAACCTAGAGCGTGAAGCAGATGAACTAAAACGTGAAGTACGTTTACATTTGCCTCGTGGTTTATTCATGCCAGTAGAACGGACTGACTTACTGGAACTTATCACCCACCAAGATAAGATAGCCAATAAAGCGAAAGATATCGCAGGTCGCGTTATCGGTCGTGAAATGGTCATCCCTGAATCCATTCAAAAAGACTTTCTTGCTTACGTCACTCGTTGTGTGGACGCAACTAAACAAGCATCAGAAGCGATTAATGAGTTTGATGAACTGCTTGAGACAGGCTTTAGAGGCCGTGAAGTCACTTTAGTTGAAAAAATGCTAGTTGAGCTCGATGCCATCGAGCAAGATACCGACGATATGCAAATTAAAATTCGTCGAGAGTTACGCGCTGTTGAAAGCGAGCTTAACCCAATTGATGCGATGTTTTTATACAAGATCATCGAATGGGTCGGTGGGCTTGCAGATATCGCAGAGCGCGTTGGTTCACGTCTTGAGCTGATGTTAGCTCGTTAA
- the phoU gene encoding phosphate signaling complex protein PhoU — protein sequence MEHNINKHISGRFNEELENVRNHVLSMGGLVEQQLNTALDAVNHNDAEKAKKVSQNDYKVNAMEVNIDEECTRIIAKRQPAASDLRLVVAIAKTIADLERIGDEAERIAKVALDSFTKDQQDLLVNIDNMGRQVSQMLHDVLDAFARMDAQKAFEVHKADAKVDREYEAVTRQIMTYMMEDPRSIPKIMDLIWSVRSLERIGDRCQNIAEYVIYFVNGKDIRHTSQEDIAKTL from the coding sequence ATGGAACACAATATTAATAAGCACATTTCTGGCCGCTTTAATGAAGAGCTAGAAAACGTGAGAAATCACGTACTCAGTATGGGTGGATTGGTAGAGCAGCAATTAAACACTGCGCTTGATGCGGTTAATCACAATGATGCTGAAAAAGCGAAAAAAGTCAGTCAGAACGACTACAAAGTCAATGCGATGGAAGTGAATATTGACGAAGAATGTACACGTATCATCGCGAAAAGGCAGCCTGCAGCCAGTGACTTGCGTTTGGTTGTTGCCATCGCAAAAACGATTGCAGATCTTGAACGTATCGGAGACGAAGCGGAGCGTATTGCTAAAGTTGCATTGGATTCGTTTACCAAAGATCAGCAGGATCTATTGGTGAATATTGACAATATGGGTCGCCAAGTGTCACAAATGCTGCATGATGTGCTCGATGCGTTTGCCCGGATGGACGCGCAAAAGGCATTTGAAGTGCATAAAGCTGATGCCAAAGTGGACCGTGAATACGAAGCAGTAACACGCCAAATTATGACCTACATGATGGAAGACCCACGCTCGATTCCAAAAATTATGGATTTAATTTGGTCTGTGCGCTCATTAGAGCGTATCGGCGATCGTTGTCAAAATATTGCGGAATATGTGATTTATTTCGTAAATGGCAAAGATATTCGTCATACATCTCAAGAAGATATCGCAAAAACCTTGTGA
- the pstB gene encoding phosphate ABC transporter ATP-binding protein PstB — translation MITVAPEVNQANGNNKLDLANLSPELTALEIKNLDLYYGDKQALSNVNMLIPKGQVTAFIGPSGCGKSTLLRCINRMNDLVDSCRIEGEINLQGQNIYDKSVDVAALRRNVGMVFQRPNPFPKSIYENVVYGLRLQGIKDKRKLDEVVEKSLRGAALWDEVKDRLHDSAFGLSGGQQQRLVIARSIAIEPEVLLLDEPTSALDPISTLVIEELINDLKNKYTVVIVTHNMQQAARVSDQTAFMYMGELIEYADTNTLFTTPSKKKTEDYITGRYG, via the coding sequence ATGATTACAGTAGCGCCAGAAGTCAATCAAGCAAACGGCAATAACAAGCTTGATTTAGCAAACTTAAGTCCAGAACTCACCGCACTAGAGATCAAAAACCTAGATCTTTACTATGGTGATAAACAAGCCCTTAGCAACGTTAATATGTTGATCCCAAAAGGGCAGGTAACCGCGTTTATCGGTCCATCAGGTTGTGGTAAGTCAACGTTACTGCGTTGTATTAACCGTATGAACGACCTTGTTGATAGCTGTCGTATTGAAGGAGAAATCAACCTTCAAGGACAGAACATTTATGACAAGAGCGTAGATGTTGCGGCACTGCGCCGTAACGTAGGTATGGTATTCCAAAGACCAAACCCTTTTCCTAAGTCTATTTATGAGAATGTGGTTTATGGTCTGCGTCTGCAAGGTATCAAAGATAAGCGCAAGTTAGACGAAGTGGTTGAAAAGTCACTCCGTGGCGCCGCACTTTGGGATGAAGTAAAAGACCGACTTCACGACAGTGCATTTGGTTTATCTGGTGGTCAGCAGCAGCGTTTGGTGATTGCTCGCTCTATCGCGATTGAACCAGAAGTATTGTTACTTGATGAACCAACATCAGCACTCGATCCGATTTCAACATTGGTTATCGAAGAACTCATTAACGACCTGAAAAACAAGTATACTGTAGTTATCGTTACACATAACATGCAACAAGCTGCGCGTGTATCTGATCAAACTGCGTTTATGTACATGGGTGAGTTAATTGAGTATGCAGATACCAATACCTTATTCACCACGCCGTCTAAGAAGAAAACAGAAGACTATATTACAGGTCGTTACGGTTAA
- the pstA gene encoding phosphate ABC transporter permease PstA, with the protein MVKQWFKSGSPWIWMTGGAVSISLISVIGLLAMIAWKGLSFFWPSEVVEMHLDGSVAKQTVIGEIYDREMVPKSRLEAAGFDLSGYNSEQIERLLIKTGNREYVELDFRWVLSTDIKSQSTPAELAVFERSKNGNFYGYVARVLEDGKVVTNQPIERLHELVERAVDLNDEALDLQNSEIGHINYELERLRLKEKSYQLDNDLTEEKLAELNARRAELREDYKVFEKRLFELRKQAKRDQVVVRDMRGEEVTLPLYQVLDVWFPNDMGFFAKVGHYLVQISKFVSDDPREANTEGGVFPAIFGTVFMVMLMAVIVTPFGVIAAIYLHEYAAKNAVTKMIRIAVINLAGVPSIVYGVFGLGFFVYMLGGSIDELFYPEAAPSPVFGTPGVIWSALTLAILTLPVVIVSTEEGLSRIPSSVRHGSLALGATQAETLWRIIVPMASPAIMTGLILAVARAAGEVAPLMLVGVVKMAPTLPLDGNFPYIHLDRKFMHLGFHIYDVGFQSPNVEAARPLVYATAFLLVTVIIALNITAIGIRNHLREKFRSLEH; encoded by the coding sequence ATGGTAAAACAGTGGTTTAAGTCAGGTTCTCCGTGGATCTGGATGACAGGTGGCGCGGTCAGTATTAGTTTGATTTCAGTAATTGGACTACTTGCGATGATAGCGTGGAAAGGACTGAGCTTCTTTTGGCCATCAGAAGTTGTAGAAATGCATCTCGACGGTTCTGTTGCTAAGCAGACTGTTATTGGTGAAATATACGATCGTGAGATGGTACCAAAGTCTCGCCTTGAAGCGGCTGGATTCGACCTTTCAGGCTACAACAGCGAACAAATCGAGCGTTTACTCATTAAAACGGGTAACCGTGAATACGTAGAACTTGATTTCCGTTGGGTGTTATCAACAGACATCAAAAGCCAGTCTACGCCAGCGGAATTAGCGGTATTTGAGCGTAGTAAAAATGGTAATTTCTATGGTTATGTTGCTCGCGTTTTAGAAGACGGTAAAGTAGTAACTAACCAGCCGATAGAAAGGTTACATGAGCTTGTTGAGCGTGCCGTTGACCTTAATGACGAAGCGCTTGATCTACAAAATAGCGAAATCGGGCACATTAACTATGAGCTTGAACGACTACGTTTAAAAGAAAAGTCGTATCAACTCGATAATGACCTGACAGAGGAAAAGTTAGCAGAGTTAAATGCACGCCGTGCTGAGCTACGTGAAGATTACAAAGTCTTCGAAAAACGTTTATTTGAGCTAAGGAAGCAAGCAAAGCGTGACCAAGTTGTAGTGCGTGATATGCGTGGTGAAGAAGTGACTTTGCCGCTGTACCAAGTGTTGGACGTTTGGTTTCCAAATGACATGGGCTTTTTTGCCAAAGTGGGTCACTACTTAGTGCAAATCAGCAAGTTTGTGAGCGATGACCCGCGTGAAGCAAATACCGAAGGTGGGGTATTCCCTGCAATCTTTGGTACGGTATTTATGGTTATGCTGATGGCGGTGATCGTGACCCCATTCGGTGTTATTGCCGCAATTTATCTTCATGAATATGCAGCAAAGAACGCTGTGACTAAGATGATCCGCATCGCGGTGATCAACCTTGCAGGTGTTCCATCCATTGTATATGGGGTGTTTGGCTTAGGATTCTTCGTTTATATGCTAGGTGGGTCAATTGACGAACTTTTCTACCCTGAGGCTGCGCCAAGTCCTGTATTTGGTACACCGGGTGTGATTTGGTCTGCACTTACACTTGCTATCCTTACTTTGCCAGTGGTTATTGTATCCACGGAAGAAGGTCTGTCTCGGATCCCAAGCTCAGTGCGTCATGGTTCACTTGCGCTTGGTGCGACTCAAGCTGAAACCCTATGGCGGATCATTGTACCAATGGCAAGTCCGGCAATTATGACTGGTCTTATTCTTGCTGTTGCGCGTGCAGCGGGTGAGGTAGCTCCTCTGATGTTGGTTGGTGTAGTAAAGATGGCACCTACACTACCACTAGACGGAAACTTCCCCTATATTCACTTGGATCGTAAGTTTATGCACTTAGGGTTCCATATTTATGATGTTGGCTTCCAAAGCCCGAATGTTGAAGCTGCTAGACCTTTGGTTTATGCAACCGCGTTCCTACTGGTTACGGTGATTATTGCACTGAATATCACAGCGATTGGTATTCGTAACCACTTACGCGAAAAATTCAGATCGTTAGAGCATTAA
- a CDS encoding ABC transporter permease subunit has product MTSNPQKPSFKTDRSRLFKDRFAQFGITSGGVMVLVALLLIFFYLLYVVQPIFESAKVEKRMDIQLTQDKTYLGVGVEEQTEIAYLLGSRGSVDYYQIKGESAGKLLDTLDVELDGNITAFAESAPFLGQYAFGLDNGQVQLVKPMFTVSFPGNQRVLTPRLSYPLNAKQLIVDEQGQAIRKFAFSHFEDKTAVVAQTADKRVIFASFVAEENMFTGEVEWAVERTELDIDGRVDELLISPDTSRTFVRSANQVYVFDSRYASEVELFQLLAANEENANLVDMNLLAGANSLMLANDNGEVSQWFEVNTDDGRQFAKIRSFETPKSKQVKLFSEYYRRTFFTTNENGQLGLYYTTSEAHLWQGKITDKAVQKFAVAPRANAALLLADDTLTVVELHNEHPEVTWSALWQEVWYEGYPEPAYTWQSTSASDDFESKFSLVPISFGTIKAALYAMLFAVPIALASAIYTAYFMSSELRRVVKPTVEIMEALPTVILGFLAGLWLAPLIETHLPAVVALLVLLPIAMIATAFGWTKLPAKVRHVVPEGWHSILLIPVVLIVGWISFAMSAGIESWLFGGNVRQYLTNELGLTFDQRNSLVVGIAMGFAVIPTIFSIAEDAVFSVPKHLSNGSLALGATQWQTLVRVVLLTASPGIFSAVMMGLGRAVGETMIVLMATGNTPIMDWSIFQGMRTLAANIAVEMPESEVGSSHYRILFLAAFVLFIFTFVFNTVAEFVRQQLREKYSSM; this is encoded by the coding sequence ATGACTTCAAATCCGCAAAAGCCATCCTTTAAAACGGATAGAAGCCGTCTCTTTAAAGACAGGTTTGCACAATTTGGCATTACTTCTGGTGGAGTAATGGTATTAGTCGCACTTTTACTTATCTTCTTCTACTTACTATATGTTGTTCAACCAATCTTTGAATCGGCAAAGGTTGAGAAGCGTATGGATATTCAGCTTACACAAGACAAAACATATTTAGGTGTAGGGGTAGAAGAACAAACGGAAATTGCGTACTTACTCGGCAGCAGAGGTTCGGTAGATTATTACCAGATCAAAGGTGAAAGCGCCGGTAAATTACTAGATACATTGGATGTTGAACTTGACGGTAATATTACAGCATTTGCAGAAAGTGCGCCTTTCTTAGGGCAATATGCATTTGGTCTGGATAACGGTCAGGTACAACTGGTGAAGCCGATGTTCACGGTAAGCTTTCCGGGAAATCAACGTGTCTTAACTCCTCGCTTAAGTTATCCACTTAATGCGAAGCAACTGATTGTTGATGAACAAGGGCAAGCAATTCGTAAATTCGCCTTTAGTCACTTCGAAGACAAAACCGCTGTTGTTGCACAGACTGCGGATAAACGTGTGATTTTTGCCTCCTTTGTTGCAGAAGAAAACATGTTTACTGGAGAGGTTGAATGGGCGGTTGAGCGTACCGAGCTAGATATTGATGGTCGCGTTGATGAGTTACTTATTTCTCCAGACACATCGCGCACATTTGTTCGCTCAGCAAATCAAGTTTACGTCTTTGATTCTCGCTATGCTTCTGAAGTTGAGTTATTCCAGTTGCTTGCTGCAAATGAAGAAAATGCCAACTTGGTCGATATGAACCTACTAGCGGGCGCCAACTCATTAATGCTTGCTAACGACAACGGTGAGGTTTCACAGTGGTTTGAAGTCAATACCGATGATGGACGCCAGTTTGCTAAAATCCGCTCTTTTGAGACGCCAAAGAGCAAACAGGTCAAACTATTTAGTGAATATTATCGTCGTACTTTCTTCACGACTAATGAAAATGGTCAATTAGGTCTATATTACACCACCAGTGAAGCGCACTTATGGCAAGGTAAAATCACAGATAAAGCTGTACAAAAGTTTGCGGTAGCACCACGTGCTAATGCGGCTTTGTTACTCGCCGATGATACGTTAACGGTGGTAGAACTACACAATGAACACCCGGAAGTAACTTGGTCTGCTTTGTGGCAAGAAGTGTGGTACGAAGGGTATCCTGAGCCTGCTTACACTTGGCAATCAACCTCTGCGAGTGATGACTTTGAGTCGAAATTCTCATTAGTGCCTATTTCATTTGGTACCATTAAAGCGGCGCTTTATGCCATGTTGTTTGCTGTTCCTATTGCATTAGCGTCAGCAATCTACACCGCCTATTTCATGTCGAGTGAATTACGCCGTGTGGTGAAACCAACAGTCGAGATAATGGAAGCACTACCAACGGTTATCTTGGGCTTCTTGGCGGGCCTTTGGCTTGCTCCTTTAATTGAAACGCATCTACCTGCCGTGGTTGCTTTATTGGTGCTATTGCCAATCGCGATGATAGCAACGGCATTTGGTTGGACTAAGCTACCTGCAAAAGTGAGACACGTTGTGCCTGAAGGCTGGCATTCAATCTTACTGATCCCCGTGGTGCTTATCGTAGGCTGGATTTCATTTGCCATGAGCGCAGGTATTGAGTCTTGGTTGTTTGGCGGTAATGTGCGTCAGTATCTAACCAATGAGTTAGGTCTAACATTTGACCAGCGTAACTCGCTAGTCGTGGGTATCGCGATGGGTTTTGCGGTTATTCCTACAATCTTTTCTATTGCAGAAGACGCGGTATTTAGCGTACCTAAGCACCTTTCTAATGGCTCATTAGCACTCGGTGCCACGCAGTGGCAGACTTTGGTTCGTGTTGTATTACTAACAGCAAGTCCTGGTATCTTCTCTGCGGTAATGATGGGTCTTGGCCGCGCCGTAGGGGAAACCATGATTGTATTGATGGCAACCGGTAACACGCCAATCATGGACTGGAGTATCTTCCAAGGTATGCGTACGCTTGCTGCAAACATTGCGGTGGAAATGCCGGAGTCTGAAGTTGGCAGCTCTCACTATCGCATCTTGTTCCTAGCTGCCTTTGTATTGTTTATTTTTACTTTCGTATTTAACACCGTTGCTGAGTTTGTTCGCCAGCAGCTGCGTGAAAAGTACAGCTCAATGTAA
- a CDS encoding glycine cleavage system protein R yields MKQLILTLIGKDRPGLVEEISSTILSNHGNWLTSNLSHLAGQFAGIVQVEVAEEHLQEIQDALHKLPGIDVSVESGESLQVQDEPDTLNLIITGNDRPGIVQELATVIRHKGANITHLTSKQRSAPNWGLPIFSAFATVTLPAGTVKENVIEALESITSDLIVDIEES; encoded by the coding sequence ATGAAGCAGTTAATATTAACACTTATAGGTAAGGACCGACCGGGTCTCGTTGAGGAAATCTCTTCCACTATTCTTTCTAACCATGGCAACTGGTTAACCAGTAACTTAAGCCATCTTGCCGGACAATTCGCGGGCATCGTACAGGTTGAAGTTGCAGAAGAACATTTGCAAGAAATACAAGATGCATTGCATAAGTTGCCTGGTATAGACGTTAGCGTTGAATCAGGCGAAAGCTTGCAAGTGCAGGATGAGCCAGACACATTAAATTTAATCATTACAGGCAACGATAGACCGGGAATTGTGCAAGAGCTTGCTACGGTTATTCGTCACAAAGGCGCAAACATCACGCACCTAACCTCAAAACAACGTAGTGCTCCAAACTGGGGACTGCCTATTTTCAGCGCTTTCGCAACCGTGACTTTACCTGCAGGCACGGTCAAGGAAAACGTAATTGAAGCACTCGAGTCAATCACCAGTGATTTGATCGTGGACATAGAAGAAAGCTAA